One stretch of Pieris brassicae chromosome 8, ilPieBrab1.1, whole genome shotgun sequence DNA includes these proteins:
- the LOC123712855 gene encoding glutamate receptor ionotropic, kainate 2-like, producing MFAFWLIVVVCNVDAERLLGAIIDDGNFILEAAFNLGVSDASKGEENPFVAKVIKTSPGDLLEAEDAICTLLDNNVLGIFGPTSQATLHHVQVIADYLEIPQIITEPVTAQNRNWSAINLYPHHIAYSQIFASIIQVKDWKDFTIIYDGAEFLPFVDNILNIEDLDAQEHIVIKLVQLAAGDDFRYQLKSIKASGSVNYVVLCSTENLPLFLEQAQQVGIMSDEHSYIIMNPDFQTLDIDPYKHGGSNITGIRFFDPEMEDIKNFITELNSNVKELTQGSIETAIKENSLNLNLALLYDAVILYTSAIKAMSLEEGGNITCDAGEAWNFGSSIINYIRTIELDGLSGVIKFDEDGLRSDFEVDVLEVTSHGLEKIGTWSLEDGYTEMRKFIPAVEKKGTDSMKGKHFLVLTALSAPYGMLKESSVKLEGNDRYEGFGIEIIEELAKMNEFNFTFEIQEDGVYGSLNKKTGKWSGMMARIIDGTADFAITDLTITSQRQRAVDFTSPFMNLGITILYKKPTKEPPNLFSFISPFSYEVWGYLAGAYVGVSVLLFILGRFAPEEWQNPYPCIAEPETLDNQFTLANSFWFTLGSVLTQGSEIAPIAVSTRMAGSMWWFFTLIMVSSYTANLAAFLTVESKFYAIKTIQDLAGNPYNIEYGAKENGATFTFFKESDNLLYQKMYKYMEDHPELMTQTNDIGLDWVKDESKNYAFLMESTSIEYMVERNCDVAQVGGLLDSKGYGIAMKKNSPYRQPMSESILQMQEQGTITRMKDKWWKEKRGGGACSDDDASSGDAQPLVLANVGGVFIVLVAGSGLAVVCAFFEMVVDVWMISRREKVSFKEELIAELKFIFSFSGDVKPVRHRESTGSGSKGSKKDDEEESQKNDLDPAPTPRSERSSHSRHTSHSRRQSNAKQLAAMRKYSKD from the exons atgtttgCTTTTTGGCTCATTGTTGTCGTATGTAATGTTGATGCAGAACGATTGTTAG gtGCGATCATTGACGATGGCAATTTTATTCTGGAAGCAGCATTTAATTTAGGAGTTTCCGATGCATCCAAGGGTGAAGAAAACCCATTTGTAGCAAAGGTTATAAAGACCTCACCCGGTGATCTGCTAGAAGCAGAGGATGCAATATGTACTCTATTGGAT AACAATGTACTAGGAATATTTGGACCTACAAGTCAAGCAACGTTGCACCATGTACAGGTCATCGCTGATTACCTCGAAATACCACAGATTATAACTGAACCTGTGACAGCACAAAATCGAAATTGGTCTGCAATTAACCTATATCCCCATCATATAGCATATTCACAG atttttGCAAGCATTATTCAAGTTAAAGATTGGAAAGATTTCACCATTATATATGACGGGGCAGAATTTTTACCCTTTGTtgacaatattcttaatattgaaGACTTAGATGCGCAGGAGCATATTGTTATAAAGCTTGTACAACTTGCAGCTGGAGATGACTTTcg GTATCAACTTAAATCAATAAAGGCATCTGGTTCCGTAAATTATGTCGTCTTATGCAGTACAGAGAATTTACCATTGTTCTTAGAGCAAGCCCAACAAGTAGGTATAATGTCGGATGAACATAGTTACATCATCATGAATCCAGATTTTCAAACCCTTGACATTGATCCATACAAACATGGTGGATCAAATATAACTG GTATAAGATTCTTCGATCCTGAAATGGAAGACatcaaaaattttataactgAATTAAATAGTAATGTGAAAGAGCTGACGCAGGGAAGTATAGAAACTGCAATCAAAGAAAACAGTTTAAATCTTAATTTGGCTTTATTATATGACGCAGTTATATTATACACGTCTGCTATTAAAGCAATGAGTCTAGAAGAGGGCGGGAACATTACCTGCGATGCCGGTGAAGCCTGGAATTTTGGCTcgagtataataaattatataagaact ATTGAATTAGATGGTTTAAGTGGAGTGATTAAATTTGACGAAGATGGCCTTCGTTCCGACTTTGAAGTAGACGTCCTTGAAGTCACGAGCCATGGTCTTGAAAAg ATAGGAACGTGGTCATTAGAAGATGGTTATACTGAAATGAGAAAGTTTATACCAGCTGTTGAGAAAAAGGGGACGGATTCCATGAAAGGAAAACATTTCCTGGTACTCACTGCCCTG AGTGCACCATATGGCATGCTTAAGGAATCCTCAGTGAAACTGGAAGGAAATGACCGATATGAGGGCTTTGGCATAGAAATTATTGAAGAGCTAGCTAAGATGAACGAATTTAATTTCACGTTCGAAATTCAAGAAGACGGTGTTTATGGTTCGCTGAATAAAAAGACTGGGAAATGGAGTGGTATGATGGCGAGAATTATTGATGGT ACGGCTGATTTTGCAATTACTGATTTGACTATCACATCACAACGTCAGAGGGCTGTTGATTTTACAAGTCCTTTTATGAACTTGGgcataactattttatataaaaaaccaaCAAAAGAACCACCCAATCTTTTCTCTTTCATTTCACCGTTTTCATACGAG gTGTGGGGTTACTTGGCCGGGGCTTATGTGGGAGTATCGGTACTGCTTTTCATTTTAGGCAGATTTGCACCCGAAGAATGGCAAAACCCTTATCCGTGCATCGCTGAACCTGAAACCTTAGACAATCAGTTCACACTGGCCAATTCCTTCTGGTTTACATTAGGTAGTGTTTTGACTCAAGGATCTGAAATAGCTCCAAT TGCTGTGTCAACACGAATGGCCGGCAGTATGTGGTGGTTCTTCACTCTTATTATGGTGTCATCATATACGGCCAATTTGGCTGCCTTTCTGACTGTTGAATCTAAATTTTACGCCATAAAAACCATACAAGATTTGGCCGGTAATCcatataatattgaatatgGTGCGAAGGAAAATGGAGCTACTTTTACTTTCTTCAAG GAATCTGATAATTTACTGTatcaaaaaatgtataaatacatGGAAGATCACCCAGAGCTGATGACTCAGACTAATGATATTGGATTGGATTG GGTGAAAGATGAGAGTAAAAATTATGCGTTTCTCATGGAGTCAACGTCTATTGAGTACATGGTAGAGAGGAACTGTGATGTAGCGCAAGTCGGAGGGTTATTGGACAGCAAGGGATACGGAATTGCAATGAAGAAAA ATTCACCATACAGACAGCCAATGAGTGAATCGATATTACAAATGCAAGAGCAAGGGACGATTACCAGAATGAAAGACAAGTGGTGGAAGGAAAAACGAGGAGGTGGTGCTTGTTCA GATGATGATGCAAGTAGTGGCGACGCCCAACCCTTAGTATTGGCGAATGTGGGTGGAGTATTTATCGTATTAGTGGCCGGCTCAGGCCTTGCAGTTGTCTGTGCTTTCTTTGAGATGGTGGTGGATGTTTGGATGATATCTCGAAGGGAAAAA GTATCCTTCAAAGAAGAATTAATCGCGGAgctgaaatttatatttagcttCAGTGGCGACGTAAAACCAGTTAGGCACAGGGAATCCACTGGCAGTGGTTCTAAAGGCTCCAAAAAGGATGACGAAGAGGAGTCCCAGAAGAATGACCTGGACCCAGCACCAACTCCTCGATCAGAAAGATCTAGTCATTCTAGACATACATCACATAGTAGACGACAGAGTAACGCTAAGCAATTGGCCGCTATGCGAAAATATAGTAAAGATTAG